The Metabacillus sediminilitoris genome window below encodes:
- a CDS encoding CPCC family cysteine-rich protein: MKYTCPCCGYKSLNEEPTDTYAICRICFWEDDGLQFRDPDYEDGANGVSLRQAQKNFIKFGACDEDCIEFVRKPNKKDIKEPHWKPFI, from the coding sequence ATGAAATATACTTGTCCTTGCTGTGGATATAAATCATTAAATGAAGAACCAACTGATACATATGCAATTTGCAGGATATGCTTTTGGGAAGATGACGGTTTACAATTTCGAGATCCTGATTACGAAGACGGAGCAAATGGAGTTTCATTAAGGCAAGCACAGAAGAACTTCATTAAGTTTGGAGCATGTGATGAGGACTGTATTGAATTTGTAAGGAAGCCAAATAAGAAAGATATAAAAGAACCTCATTGGAAACCGTTTATTTAG
- a CDS encoding CBO0543 family protein: MLVKHSKGFVLMHVAIAVLTIVASFKWGNWKNWRQYHASMFFIATGGLLYEYIVKENTLWKFHPDFLYGHEMVVIVYALITMPVSLLLFLSHFPEGLFKRAFYILIWSGIYIIFEWTLLVFGRISYQNGWKFWYSFLFDIVMFSVIALHQFKPFRAYIISLLIIIFLINYFNIPFKFSK, from the coding sequence ATGTTAGTAAAACACTCGAAAGGGTTTGTTTTAATGCACGTCGCTATTGCGGTTCTAACTATTGTAGCTTCCTTTAAGTGGGGAAACTGGAAAAACTGGAGACAATACCATGCCAGTATGTTTTTTATTGCCACGGGAGGATTACTGTACGAATATATTGTAAAAGAAAATACCTTATGGAAGTTCCACCCTGATTTTTTATACGGACATGAAATGGTCGTAATTGTATATGCTTTAATCACGATGCCTGTTAGTCTCTTGCTATTTCTTTCCCATTTTCCAGAGGGATTGTTTAAACGAGCATTTTACATATTGATTTGGTCTGGAATTTACATTATTTTTGAGTGGACATTATTGGTGTTCGGAAGAATCTCTTATCAAAATGGATGGAAATTTTGGTATTCTTTTTTATTTGATATTGTCATGTTTTCAGTAATTGCACTGCATCAGTTTAAACCATTCCGAGCTTATATCATATCTTTATTAATTATCATCTTCTTAATAAATTACTTTAATATTCCTTTTAAGTTCAGTAAATGA
- a CDS encoding DUF2975 domain-containing protein, with protein sequence MKRGSTLFLKIAVICIGIPILALCIFLLPQIANEAIEEAKKGAELAYVVFAILIVMYGSAIPFYLALYQALRLLSYIDKNQAFSELSVRALKKIKNCAITISGLYVVALPFVYIIAEWDDAPGLVLIGMVIIGASIVIAVFAAVLQKLLKEAIDIKSENDLTV encoded by the coding sequence ATGAAACGAGGTTCAACATTATTTTTAAAGATAGCTGTTATCTGTATTGGCATTCCTATTCTTGCTTTGTGCATATTTTTGTTGCCTCAGATAGCGAATGAAGCAATTGAAGAAGCAAAAAAGGGTGCAGAGTTGGCTTATGTGGTATTTGCCATTTTAATTGTTATGTATGGATCGGCAATCCCGTTTTACTTGGCATTGTATCAAGCATTAAGACTTTTAAGTTATATTGACAAGAATCAAGCGTTCTCGGAATTATCTGTAAGAGCTCTAAAGAAAATCAAAAACTGTGCCATCACAATCAGTGGCTTGTATGTGGTAGCCCTGCCATTCGTCTATATCATAGCGGAGTGGGATGACGCGCCGGGTCTCGTATTAATCGGAATGGTCATTATTGGTGCTTCAATAGTTATCGCAGTCTTTGCTGCTGTTCTTCAAAAGCTTTTAAAAGAAGCTATCGATATAAAATCAGAAAATGATTTAACGGTCTGA
- a CDS encoding helix-turn-helix domain-containing protein has product MAIIINIDVMLAKRKMSVTELSERVGITMANLSILKNGKAKAIRLSTLEAICKALECQPGDILEYKSDEDTH; this is encoded by the coding sequence ATGGCGATAATAATCAATATTGATGTGATGTTAGCTAAACGAAAAATGAGCGTTACAGAACTTTCTGAGAGGGTTGGAATAACGATGGCTAATCTTTCTATATTGAAAAATGGAAAGGCAAAAGCAATTCGATTATCAACTTTAGAAGCGATTTGTAAGGCTTTAGAATGTCAACCTGGAGATATTTTAGAATACAAAAGCGACGAAGACACTCATTGA